From a single Methylobacterium oryzae genomic region:
- a CDS encoding DUF6894 family protein, whose protein sequence is MPKYYFHLRGPDGLDNDDEGLDFASVEAAYLEAIKAVPGMGSDLASTSKNPIRYGFEIADARGTVLMAVPFAEVLDRGQKRTKQPAKLQLHKCRAEMRRTAGLIVELREAHAKLNVTLTETQRLLDIAKRTGR, encoded by the coding sequence ATGCCTAAATACTACTTCCACCTCCGTGGTCCCGACGGTCTGGACAACGACGACGAAGGCTTGGATTTCGCCAGCGTTGAGGCGGCATATCTTGAGGCTATCAAGGCCGTGCCGGGAATGGGCTCCGATCTGGCCTCCACTTCGAAGAACCCAATCCGGTATGGCTTCGAGATCGCCGATGCGCGTGGCACCGTTCTGATGGCGGTGCCTTTCGCTGAGGTACTCGATCGCGGGCAAAAGCGCACAAAACAACCGGCCAAGCTACAGCTCCACAAATGTCGAGCGGAGATGAGGCGCACGGCAGGACTGATTGTAGAGCTTCGCGAAGCGCACGCGAAGTTGAATGTGACGCTGACAGAGACCCAGCGTCTCCTCGATATCGCGAAGCGAACTGGTCGCTAG
- the groL gene encoding chaperonin GroEL (60 kDa chaperone family; promotes refolding of misfolded polypeptides especially under stressful conditions; forms two stacked rings of heptamers to form a barrel-shaped 14mer; ends can be capped by GroES; misfolded proteins enter the barrel where they are refolded when GroES binds), with the protein MSAKDVRFSVDARDKMLRGVELLANAVKVTLGPKGRNVVIEKSFGAPRITKDGVTVAKEIELVDKFENMGAQMVREVASKSSDAAGDGTTTATVLAASIVREGVKYVAAGMNPMDLKRGIDLAVAAVVKDIGSRARKVASSDEVAQVGTISANGDKEIGEMIAHAMQKVGNEGVITVEEAKTAETELDVVEGMQFDRGYLSPYFITNAEKMVAELEDPYILIHEKKLSSLQAMLPVLEAVVQTGKPLLIIAEDIEGEALATLVVNKLRGGLKVAAVKAPGFGDRRKAMLEDIAILTKGQMIAEDLGIKLENVTLPMLGRAKRVRIEKENTTIIDGVGEKSDIEGRISQIKAQIEETTSDYDREKLQERLAKLAGGVAVIRVGGATEVEVKEKKDRVDDALNATRAAVEEGIVPGGGTALLRATAAVQALSSDNPDVQAGIKIVLKALEAPLRQIAQNSGVEGSIVVGKILADASSTFGFDAQTEAYVDMLQAGIVDPAKVVRAAIQGAASVAGLLVTTEAMIAEAPRKEAPPMPSGGGMGGMGGMDF; encoded by the coding sequence ATGTCCGCCAAAGACGTCCGCTTTTCGGTCGATGCTCGCGATAAGATGCTGCGCGGGGTCGAGCTTCTCGCCAACGCGGTGAAGGTGACGCTCGGCCCGAAAGGCCGCAACGTCGTGATCGAGAAGAGTTTCGGCGCCCCCCGCATCACCAAGGACGGTGTGACGGTCGCCAAGGAGATCGAGCTCGTCGACAAGTTCGAGAACATGGGCGCCCAGATGGTGCGCGAAGTGGCCTCGAAGTCGAGCGACGCTGCCGGTGACGGCACCACCACCGCGACCGTGCTGGCCGCCTCCATCGTCCGGGAGGGCGTGAAGTACGTCGCCGCCGGCATGAACCCGATGGACCTGAAGCGCGGAATCGATCTGGCGGTGGCCGCGGTCGTGAAGGATATCGGTTCACGCGCCCGCAAGGTCGCCTCGTCCGACGAGGTCGCCCAGGTCGGCACGATCTCCGCCAACGGCGACAAGGAGATCGGCGAGATGATCGCCCACGCCATGCAGAAGGTGGGCAACGAGGGCGTGATCACGGTCGAGGAGGCCAAGACGGCCGAGACCGAGCTCGACGTCGTCGAGGGCATGCAGTTCGACCGCGGCTACCTCTCCCCGTACTTCATCACGAACGCGGAGAAGATGGTCGCCGAGCTCGAGGACCCCTACATCCTCATCCACGAGAAGAAGCTCTCGTCGCTCCAGGCCATGCTGCCGGTGCTCGAGGCCGTCGTTCAGACCGGCAAGCCGCTCCTGATCATCGCCGAGGACATCGAGGGCGAGGCTCTGGCCACCCTCGTCGTCAACAAGCTCCGCGGCGGCCTCAAGGTCGCGGCCGTCAAGGCGCCGGGCTTCGGCGACCGCCGCAAGGCGATGCTCGAGGACATCGCGATCCTGACCAAGGGTCAGATGATCGCCGAGGATCTCGGCATCAAGCTCGAGAACGTGACGCTCCCCATGCTCGGCCGCGCCAAGCGCGTGCGGATCGAGAAGGAGAACACCACGATCATCGACGGCGTCGGCGAGAAGTCCGACATCGAGGGCCGGATCAGCCAGATCAAGGCGCAGATCGAGGAGACCACCTCGGACTACGACCGTGAGAAGCTGCAGGAGCGCCTGGCCAAGCTCGCGGGCGGCGTCGCGGTGATCCGCGTCGGCGGCGCGACCGAGGTCGAGGTGAAGGAGAAGAAGGACCGCGTCGACGACGCGCTGAACGCCACCCGCGCGGCGGTCGAGGAAGGCATCGTCCCCGGCGGCGGCACCGCGCTGCTGCGCGCCACGGCGGCTGTTCAGGCGCTCTCGAGCGACAACCCCGACGTCCAGGCCGGCATCAAGATCGTGCTGAAGGCGCTCGAGGCGCCGCTGCGCCAGATCGCCCAGAACTCGGGCGTCGAGGGCTCGATCGTGGTCGGCAAGATCCTGGCCGATGCGTCTTCGACCTTCGGCTTCGACGCCCAGACCGAAGCGTATGTCGACATGCTTCAGGCCGGCATCGTCGATCCGGCCAAGGTGGTCCGTGCGGCGATCCAGGGGGCGGCTTCGGTGGCCGGCCTTCTGGTGACCACCGAGGCGATGATCGCCGAGGCCCCGCGGAAGGAGGCTCCCCCGATGCCGAGCGGTGGTGGAATGGGCGGCATGGGCGGCATGGACTTCTGA
- a CDS encoding TetR/AcrR family transcriptional regulator yields MAATLKRDVREAILVAAREAAMAYGYGGINFRDLAEAVGIKAASINYYFANKAILGEAVARRYWEDIARDLEAISTNAQSPIEALRQYPGIFRLSLERNNRMCLSSFMATEYDVLPDGVLREVQTFADVNTAWLREQLVAAKLAKPKDSETRARAIYAAVAGAQIIARSRADLNLFDTLVRSYQEAGLLPS; encoded by the coding sequence ATGGCAGCGACGTTGAAGAGGGATGTGCGAGAGGCGATCCTCGTGGCCGCAAGGGAAGCGGCGATGGCTTATGGCTACGGCGGCATCAATTTTCGCGACCTTGCGGAAGCGGTCGGCATCAAGGCTGCAAGCATCAACTACTACTTCGCAAACAAGGCTATCCTCGGCGAGGCGGTTGCACGGCGCTACTGGGAAGATATTGCACGCGATCTTGAAGCTATTTCGACGAATGCGCAGAGCCCGATAGAAGCGCTGCGGCAATACCCTGGCATTTTTCGCCTCTCTCTGGAGCGCAACAATCGCATGTGCCTCAGCAGCTTCATGGCGACAGAATATGACGTGTTGCCTGATGGGGTCTTGAGGGAGGTTCAGACCTTCGCTGACGTGAACACCGCTTGGCTACGCGAGCAGTTAGTTGCTGCAAAGCTCGCGAAGCCGAAGGACAGCGAGACGAGAGCTCGCGCGATCTATGCTGCTGTAGCCGGAGCTCAGATCATTGCTCGAAGCCGCGCGGACCTAAATCTGTTCGACACTTTGGTCCGGAGTTATCAGGAGGCGGGACTGCTCCCGAGCTGA
- a CDS encoding transglutaminase-like domain-containing protein gives MRILVGGKMTYEFLQPTPIIATLNVHASRFSDLERPDYLITSPAVPVQGYRDSFGNWCSRMVAPAGRFTLRTDTIVRDPGGGDPAAFDARETAIEELPSDTVLFLLGSRYCETDRLSSIAWDLFGHLPPGWERVQAICDYVHDRITFGYEHARATRTAFDAFEEQRGVCRDYAHLAIAFCRCLNIPARYCNGYVSDIGLPLPHAPGDFAAWMEVFLGGRWHTFDPRNNSSRIGRILIAYGRDAADVPLTLTFGPNELVAFHVTTEEAPPI, from the coding sequence ATGCGCATTCTCGTCGGCGGCAAGATGACCTACGAGTTCCTGCAGCCCACCCCCATCATCGCGACGCTTAACGTCCACGCATCGCGCTTCTCGGATCTCGAACGACCCGACTACTTGATCACGAGCCCCGCTGTACCGGTCCAGGGCTATCGCGATAGTTTCGGGAACTGGTGCAGCCGCATGGTTGCCCCGGCTGGCCGCTTCACGCTGCGGACCGACACGATCGTGCGGGACCCCGGCGGCGGCGACCCGGCGGCCTTCGACGCTCGGGAGACCGCAATCGAGGAGTTGCCGTCGGATACGGTGCTGTTCCTCCTCGGCAGTCGGTACTGTGAGACCGATCGTCTGTCATCGATCGCCTGGGATCTGTTCGGCCACCTGCCACCGGGCTGGGAGCGTGTGCAGGCGATCTGCGACTACGTCCATGATCGAATTACCTTCGGATACGAGCATGCGCGAGCCACGCGGACGGCCTTCGATGCATTCGAGGAGCAGCGGGGCGTCTGCCGTGATTATGCGCATCTGGCGATTGCGTTCTGCCGGTGTCTCAACATCCCGGCACGCTACTGCAACGGCTATGTCAGCGACATCGGTCTGCCGCTGCCCCATGCGCCCGGCGATTTTGCTGCCTGGATGGAGGTTTTTCTCGGCGGGCGCTGGCACACGTTTGATCCGCGCAACAACAGCTCACGCATCGGTCGGATTCTGATCGCCTATGGTCGAGACGCCGCGGACGTCCCGTTGACGCTGACTTTTGGACCCAACGAACTCGTCGCGTTCCATGTGACGACGGAAGAAGCGCCTCCAATATAG
- a CDS encoding IS110 family transposase, whose product MEITTVGIDLAKSIFQVHAVDAAGHVVVRKALRRAQVVPFFARLPRCLVGMEACGTAHHWARELMKLGHDVRLMPPAYVKPYVKRGKTNANDAAAICEAVTRPSMRFVPVKSTEQQAALALHRTRDLLVKQRTQLVNMIRGLLAEFGIEMARGLRHALELAARLSAGDAAEVPPLAQRKVTGLADQIGALQIQLTRLEKELLAWYRESDLSQRLATIPGVGIVSATALAASVSEPERFRSGRQFAASLGLTPLQNCSGGKERLGRISRMGDRYLRRLLVVGMTSLIRRAKTTPTSVDPRLPALLQRKPVRVVTVAAANRTARVAWAIMTRGGTYRAPAARAA is encoded by the coding sequence ATGGAGATCACCACCGTCGGCATCGATCTGGCCAAAAGCATCTTTCAGGTTCACGCCGTCGATGCAGCTGGGCACGTCGTCGTGCGCAAGGCCTTGAGGCGGGCGCAGGTCGTGCCGTTCTTCGCCAGGCTGCCGCGCTGCCTGGTCGGCATGGAGGCGTGCGGCACGGCGCATCACTGGGCCCGGGAACTCATGAAGCTCGGCCACGACGTGCGGCTGATGCCGCCGGCTTACGTGAAGCCGTACGTGAAGCGCGGTAAGACCAATGCGAACGATGCCGCAGCCATCTGTGAGGCGGTGACGCGCCCGAGCATGCGCTTCGTGCCGGTGAAGTCGACCGAGCAGCAGGCGGCGCTGGCGCTGCACCGGACGCGCGACCTGCTGGTCAAGCAACGCACGCAGCTGGTGAACATGATCCGCGGCCTGCTCGCTGAGTTTGGGATCGAGATGGCGCGGGGCCTGCGGCACGCGCTCGAACTGGCGGCCCGGCTCTCGGCCGGAGACGCGGCCGAGGTGCCGCCGTTAGCCCAGCGCAAGGTGACCGGGTTGGCCGATCAGATCGGTGCCTTGCAGATCCAACTCACCCGACTGGAGAAGGAGTTGCTGGCCTGGTACCGGGAAAGCGACCTGTCGCAGCGCCTTGCGACGATCCCGGGTGTCGGCATCGTCTCGGCAACCGCGTTGGCCGCCTCGGTGAGCGAGCCCGAACGCTTCCGCTCCGGTCGGCAGTTCGCGGCCTCGTTGGGCCTGACACCGCTGCAGAACTGCAGTGGTGGCAAGGAGCGCCTGGGCCGGATCTCGCGCATGGGCGACCGCTATTTGCGCCGGCTGCTCGTAGTCGGCATGACCTCTCTGATCCGGCGTGCGAAGACGACACCGACCTCGGTCGACCCGCGGCTGCCGGCGCTGCTGCAGCGTAAGCCGGTGCGCGTGGTGACCGTGGCGGCGGCCAATCGCACGGCGCGGGTCGCCTGGGCGATCATGACCCGCGGCGGCACCTACCGCGCACCGGCGGCCAGGGCTGCCTGA
- a CDS encoding CheR family methyltransferase: MLGPVARRGIDPRAKNAVIDQDHFPIVGIGASAGGIEAMRGFFRGVPETLRAAFVVVTHLGREHKSLLPDVLARFTPLKVEAAADGVLVAPGTVYVMPSGFVMGIAGGRLTLTPLGPASRETKPIDIFLTTLALDQGERAVGVILSGGDGDGAIGIKAIKEHGGLTLAQTADSYGPETADMPLSSLRTGFVDFGETAERMGDLIAAHVAAAPNAPDAQADGVAREFEAELLTEIFAILRRQVGHDFSGYKPSTFGRRLQRRIAVVGASGLDGYLKLLRADPAEVGVLFRDLLIGVTNFFRDTAAFEALTAQVIPKLFDARAATDVIRIWVPACSTGEEVYSLAILLREHMVTLAVPPRVQVFATDIDERALTVARTGRYPMAYLSAVSPERIGQHFVVEGDSAVVEKAVRDLCTFAPHNVLRDPPFSRLDLVSCRNLMIYLGVEAQQQLMPVLHYALRPRGYLFIGMAENVTRFEDLFETIDKQHRIFQARDAIPPARLRPMSGTDTPIFASAGQPQRRNATTHAALRHAVETQMLSEFTPPHAVVTRTGEAVHYSSRIGDHLEVVPGQPTRELAAMARKGLRLDLRTALREAIEGNTQVVREGIGVELPDGGFQSISLVVKPLNTPGAVEPLFLVVFNEAAAPVERERQQALKANERDTALQGLERELSVTRERLQAVIEEYETSLEELKSSNEELYSVNEEMQAANEELEASKEETQSLNEELQTMNSELASKIEAVDQLTDDQATLFEGMNIASVLLTPDLHIRMFTNAAAQIFGLQPSDVGRSLRNFSAPIPLAWLVDEIPTVLAANRPSEWTIEGADGARYRVRLMASSRKGGRRPGIVANFTNLLGQE, encoded by the coding sequence ATGCTGGGACCTGTTGCACGGCGCGGCATTGATCCGAGGGCTAAGAACGCGGTGATAGACCAGGACCACTTTCCGATCGTCGGCATCGGCGCGTCCGCGGGCGGCATCGAGGCGATGCGGGGCTTTTTCCGCGGGGTGCCGGAGACGCTGAGAGCCGCCTTCGTCGTCGTCACGCATCTCGGCCGGGAGCACAAGAGCCTGCTCCCGGACGTGCTGGCCCGGTTCACGCCGCTCAAGGTCGAGGCCGCCGCCGACGGCGTCCTGGTCGCGCCGGGCACCGTCTACGTCATGCCGTCCGGTTTCGTCATGGGCATCGCGGGCGGGCGGCTGACATTGACGCCGCTCGGCCCGGCGAGCCGCGAGACCAAGCCGATCGACATCTTCCTGACCACCCTGGCCCTCGACCAGGGCGAGCGTGCGGTCGGTGTGATACTGTCCGGCGGCGACGGCGACGGCGCCATCGGCATCAAGGCGATCAAGGAGCACGGTGGCCTGACCCTGGCCCAGACCGCGGATAGCTACGGCCCCGAGACCGCCGACATGCCGCTCAGCTCGCTGCGGACCGGCTTCGTTGATTTCGGCGAGACGGCCGAACGGATGGGCGACCTGATCGCCGCGCACGTCGCCGCCGCGCCGAACGCACCGGATGCGCAGGCCGACGGGGTCGCGCGGGAGTTCGAGGCCGAGCTCCTCACCGAGATCTTCGCCATCCTCCGCCGGCAGGTCGGCCACGACTTCTCGGGCTACAAACCAAGTACCTTCGGGCGCCGCCTGCAGCGGCGCATCGCCGTCGTCGGCGCGTCCGGACTGGACGGCTATCTCAAGCTGCTGCGGGCTGACCCGGCCGAGGTTGGGGTGCTCTTCCGGGACTTGCTGATCGGTGTGACAAACTTCTTCCGCGATACCGCTGCCTTCGAGGCCCTGACCGCCCAGGTCATCCCAAAGCTGTTCGACGCACGCGCGGCGACCGATGTCATACGGATTTGGGTGCCGGCCTGCTCAACCGGTGAGGAGGTCTACTCTCTGGCCATCCTCCTGCGCGAGCACATGGTCACCCTGGCGGTTCCGCCGCGCGTGCAGGTCTTCGCCACTGACATCGACGAGCGCGCGCTCACGGTCGCCCGGACTGGCCGCTACCCGATGGCCTACCTGTCCGCCGTCTCGCCTGAGCGGATCGGGCAGCACTTCGTCGTCGAGGGCGACAGCGCGGTGGTCGAGAAGGCCGTGCGCGACCTTTGCACCTTCGCCCCTCACAATGTGCTGCGCGATCCGCCGTTCTCGCGCCTCGATCTCGTGTCCTGCCGCAACCTGATGATCTACCTCGGCGTCGAGGCCCAGCAACAGCTGATGCCGGTTCTGCACTACGCCCTGCGCCCGCGCGGCTATTTGTTTATCGGCATGGCCGAGAACGTGACGCGGTTCGAGGACCTGTTCGAGACGATCGACAAGCAGCACCGCATCTTCCAGGCTCGCGACGCGATCCCGCCGGCCCGGTTGCGGCCGATGTCCGGGACGGACACGCCGATCTTTGCAAGTGCGGGCCAGCCGCAGCGGCGCAACGCGACGACGCACGCCGCCCTGCGGCACGCGGTCGAGACGCAGATGCTGTCCGAATTCACGCCGCCCCACGCGGTCGTGACGCGGACGGGCGAGGCCGTGCACTACTCATCGCGGATCGGCGATCACCTGGAGGTCGTGCCCGGCCAGCCGACCCGGGAGCTGGCTGCGATGGCGCGTAAAGGCCTACGGCTGGATCTCCGGACAGCCTTGCGCGAGGCGATCGAGGGCAACACCCAGGTCGTGCGCGAAGGCATCGGCGTCGAACTGCCGGACGGCGGTTTCCAGTCGATCTCCCTTGTGGTCAAGCCGCTGAACACGCCCGGCGCGGTCGAACCGCTGTTCCTGGTCGTTTTCAACGAGGCGGCCGCGCCGGTCGAGAGGGAGCGGCAGCAGGCCCTGAAAGCGAATGAGCGGGACACGGCGCTCCAGGGCCTGGAGCGCGAATTGAGCGTGACGCGCGAACGGCTCCAGGCCGTGATCGAGGAGTATGAGACGTCCCTTGAGGAGCTAAAATCTTCGAACGAGGAACTTTACTCCGTCAACGAAGAGATGCAGGCCGCCAACGAGGAGCTTGAGGCTTCGAAGGAGGAGACACAGTCTCTGAATGAGGAGCTTCAGACAATGAATTCCGAGCTTGCGTCCAAGATCGAGGCCGTCGATCAGTTGACCGACGATCAGGCCACGCTGTTCGAGGGCATGAACATCGCGAGCGTGCTCCTGACACCGGATCTCCACATCCGCATGTTCACCAACGCAGCGGCGCAGATCTTCGGCTTGCAGCCGAGCGACGTCGGCCGGTCCTTGCGTAACTTTTCGGCGCCGATCCCCCTGGCATGGCTGGTGGACGAGATCCCGACGGTGCTGGCGGCGAACCGGCCCTCCGAGTGGACGATCGAGGGGGCGGACGGCGCCCGCTACCGGGTCCGGTTGATGGCCTCGTCCCGCAAGGGCGGCCGGAGGCCCGGGATCGTCGCCAACTTCACGAACCTGCTGGGGCAGGAATGA
- a CDS encoding cold-shock protein, protein MTIGTVKWFNDTKGFGFIQPDDGGKDVFVHISAVERAGMNNLVEGQKVSYEMESDRRTGKQSAGSLQAA, encoded by the coding sequence ATGACCATCGGCACCGTTAAGTGGTTCAACGACACCAAGGGCTTCGGCTTCATTCAGCCGGATGACGGCGGCAAGGACGTGTTCGTCCACATCTCCGCCGTCGAGCGCGCCGGCATGAACAACCTCGTCGAGGGCCAGAAGGTCTCCTACGAGATGGAATCCGACCGCCGCACGGGTAAGCAGTCCGCCGGCAGCCTTCAGGCCGCTTGA
- a CDS encoding TonB-dependent receptor: protein MSGAIAQEVQLDELSVEARGQGRNVPLPSTAIVGLPPSAYPGGVVGSGSRLGLLGNRNVFDQPFSSTSYTDKLIRDQQARNVQDVVNNDPSIRTNVPAFSGILGFFIRGFPVFAQDIAFNGLFGVADAFNPAIEPIERVEVLRGPSTLLSGVPPFGNIGGIINLIPKRAGEEPLNRVTLGYSSDAQVYKAVDVSRRFGDAKEWGIRFNGAFNNGNTPIDNQSVHFGLAALALDYRGERLRASLDLGYQELDFTSPLRNRNVAAGVRIPRAPDLTLNQQQPWEYRDSANQQLATRIEYDLTPDLTVYGAYGASNFRQEYFGGVLTIFNARGDYRDPVSYLPFHIVNQTAEAGLRGTVETGPIKHSFGLAAVGFWQDLAQPPAQNAGAPIVSNLYAPVYLPPRSTLGLSDATPRTSSRINRSIAIADTLSVLDDRVLLTLGGRWQSLDVNSYNPVTGFRTGSSESGAFSPGIGLVVKPWERLSLYANYIEGLTSPAPPVNAVNATAAFPAFVSRQTEVGAKYDFGAVGVGFAAFEIEQPSGFLDARTLVFSVDGRQRNSGVELTVFGEPAPGIRVLGGVSLLDGVQVRAQDPRNIGRVAVGVPDVQLNLYGEYDLPPGFIPGLTVTGRVIYTSAQYYDLANSQKIPDWATLDVGLRYATTFQDRPLTLRANVVNATGNNYWASTGRGILSQGTPRTFLLSASIDF, encoded by the coding sequence ATGTCCGGCGCCATCGCACAGGAGGTGCAGCTCGATGAACTCTCGGTAGAAGCGCGAGGGCAGGGACGGAACGTTCCGCTCCCTTCGACCGCGATCGTTGGACTCCCGCCATCCGCATACCCCGGCGGCGTAGTCGGCTCAGGCTCGCGGCTCGGGCTACTCGGCAACCGCAACGTCTTCGATCAGCCCTTCAGCTCGACCAGCTACACGGACAAGCTCATCCGCGATCAGCAGGCTCGCAACGTTCAGGACGTGGTCAACAACGATCCGTCCATCCGCACCAATGTACCGGCCTTCTCCGGCATCCTCGGCTTCTTCATCCGCGGATTTCCGGTCTTCGCCCAGGACATTGCCTTCAACGGGCTGTTCGGCGTGGCCGATGCGTTCAACCCGGCGATCGAGCCGATCGAGCGCGTCGAGGTGCTGCGCGGGCCGTCCACGCTGCTCTCCGGCGTCCCGCCCTTCGGCAATATCGGCGGCATCATCAACCTGATCCCGAAGCGCGCCGGTGAGGAGCCGCTCAACCGCGTCACCCTCGGCTACAGCTCGGACGCCCAGGTCTACAAGGCCGTCGATGTGAGCCGCCGCTTCGGCGACGCGAAGGAGTGGGGCATCCGCTTCAACGGTGCCTTCAACAACGGCAACACCCCGATCGACAATCAGAGCGTACATTTCGGCCTCGCGGCCCTCGCCCTCGACTATCGCGGCGAGCGCCTGCGGGCGAGCCTCGATCTCGGATATCAGGAACTCGACTTCACTTCGCCGCTGCGCAACCGCAACGTGGCGGCAGGCGTACGCATCCCCCGCGCGCCGGACCTGACCCTGAACCAGCAGCAGCCGTGGGAGTATCGCGACAGCGCCAACCAGCAGCTCGCCACGCGGATCGAGTACGACCTCACGCCCGATCTCACCGTCTACGGTGCCTACGGCGCCTCGAACTTCCGGCAGGAGTACTTCGGCGGCGTCCTGACCATCTTCAACGCCCGCGGCGACTATCGCGACCCGGTCAGCTACCTGCCGTTCCACATCGTCAACCAGACGGCGGAGGCGGGACTGCGCGGCACCGTCGAGACTGGACCGATCAAGCACAGCTTCGGCCTAGCCGCGGTCGGGTTCTGGCAGGACCTCGCCCAGCCGCCGGCGCAGAATGCCGGCGCGCCGATCGTCTCGAACCTCTACGCTCCGGTCTATCTCCCCCCACGCTCGACCCTCGGCCTGTCGGATGCGACGCCGCGCACCTCGAGCCGGATCAACCGCAGCATCGCCATCGCCGACACTCTGTCGGTCTTGGACGACCGCGTGCTGCTCACCCTCGGCGGTCGCTGGCAGAGCCTCGACGTGAACTCGTACAACCCAGTCACGGGGTTCCGGACCGGTTCGAGCGAGAGCGGTGCATTCTCACCGGGGATCGGCCTCGTGGTGAAGCCGTGGGAGCGCCTCTCGCTCTACGCCAACTACATCGAGGGCCTGACATCCCCGGCTCCGCCCGTGAACGCCGTCAACGCCACCGCCGCCTTCCCGGCCTTCGTCTCCCGCCAGACTGAGGTCGGCGCCAAGTACGATTTCGGTGCCGTCGGGGTCGGCTTCGCCGCCTTTGAGATTGAGCAGCCGTCCGGCTTCCTCGATGCCCGGACCCTCGTTTTCTCGGTCGACGGGCGCCAGCGCAACAGCGGAGTCGAGCTCACCGTGTTCGGCGAACCGGCGCCGGGCATCCGCGTCCTGGGCGGCGTCAGCCTGCTCGACGGCGTGCAGGTGCGTGCCCAGGATCCTCGCAACATCGGTCGCGTCGCAGTGGGCGTGCCGGACGTGCAGCTCAACCTCTACGGCGAGTACGACCTGCCGCCGGGCTTCATCCCAGGCCTGACGGTCACCGGCCGGGTGATCTACACGTCGGCCCAGTACTACGACCTAGCCAACAGCCAGAAGATCCCGGATTGGGCGACTCTCGATGTCGGCCTACGCTACGCTACCACATTCCAGGACCGCCCGCTGACGCTTCGGGCGAACGTCGTCAACGCAACCGGCAACAACTACTGGGCGTCGACAGGTCGAGGCATCCTGAGCCAGGGCACGCCGCGGACGTTCCTGCTCTCGGCATCAATCGATTTTTGA